CACGGTTTTTCTACTCGTGAGGACGGGCCTGCATGCGGAAGACTGGCTGGACAGGTTCCATGCTGCCGTCAGCACGATACCTGAGATCGTCGAGGTTCACCGGCTGACCGGCAATTTCGACTATATTCTGAAACTGGTGCTGCCGAATGTCGAATATTACGACACGGTCTACAAACAGATCCTGCGCCGCGTCCAGCTTTACGACATGTCCGCCTATATCTCCATGGAAACGGTGAAGCTGTCTTCGTCGCTGCCGACGACGCATATCTGAGGGACCATCGAGCTCCTCTCAGCGGCCCGCCTCAAAACGGACGCCGAAGCGGAAGCTGCGCGTCTCGCCCGGTTGCAAGGTAATTGCAGCGGCGAGTTCCCCGTGGTTGAAGGCATTGGTGGGCGTTTCCACCGGTTCGAGTGCGATGGATCGCCGCCTGTCGCGGGCGAGCGTATCGCCGGTGAAGACATGCATGTGGCCACGCTCCTGCCAGACCGTGAGGCTCGAACCGTTATGCCGGTTTTCTAACCGCGTCTCGCAAAGTCCGTTTTCGGATGCGATCAGATCGGTGAAGCAGACATCCGCTACATGACCGGATAGCGGCGCATAAAGAAAGCGGGTGTCGTCCCGTGTGACGATGCCGCCCTGCTGATCCCGCAGGGGAATGAGATTGTCGTCCGTTTCGATCGCGGTTCGCGAGGGCAGCGTGAGAAGAAGGTCGTCGATGGAGGTCGAACCGGGCAGGCGGAAATAGGGATGCCAGCCGGCGGCGAAAGGCAAAGGCTGGTCGCCGCGATTGGTGCCGCGTATGTCGATGGTGACGTCGTGGCCGGCAAAGCGATACTCCACCTCGATGGTGAGCCGATAGGGGTAACCCTTGAAATCGCCAGGCGCGATTTCCGTCCGGAACACAAGAATTTGCGCGCCATTTTCCTCGAAGGACTGGTCGAGAACAAAGGGCAGGGCGCGGGCGAAGCCGTGGAAAACAAGGTCTTCATGGTCAAGCACCGGCTCGATGTGGTGCGTTTCGCCGCCGAAATCATATCGGCCTTGCGGAATGCGGTTGGTGAAGGGTGCAAGAATGCCGTTTCTCACGCCGTTCTGCGACTGCAATTCCGCGGCTGTCAGATATCCGTCAACCAGATCCTCGCCGTTTTCGCCATCGGCAGAGAGCGGTCGCCAGCTGAGAAGCGTTGCGCCCTCATAAGCGATCTCGGCGCAAAAACCGTTGCCGGAAACGGTCAGACCGGCAATCCCCGTGCCTGTTGCGGAAATGGTCATCGGGAATTGTCCTTTGCATGCACGCATCTGCGACGGCCGGGCCGATTGCCTCGCCGATTCGCCCGATCATCTTCGCTGCAGCGACATTTCGCAATGGCTATGATGCGCCGCACACATCCGTGGCGCTCGCCATGAAAATCAGTCAGGGAAGGTTCGTTTTGCGCCGCTGAAAAATTCCATCAGCGCCGCCTGGTCTTCTCCGCCGAGCCCCGCCGCCGTCAGCATGCGATGCACCTCGGCGCAAACCGCCGTCAGCGGCATGGCCGTGTTGGTGCGCCGGGCGAGATCCTGCGCGCCGTTCAGGTCCTTGACCATATTATCGATGCGGCCGGTGCGGCGGTAATCCTTCGCCACATAGCGTGGCATGTATTCCTGAAGGATGGCGCTATCGGCGCGGCCGCCCTTCAGCGCCTGCGGTATCTTGGCGGCATCGACGCCGGCATCCAGCGCGAGCTGCGTTGCTTCCGCCACCGCAAGGAAGTTCAGGCCGCACAGAACCTGATTGATGAGCTTGGTTGTCTGCCCGGCGCCACAGGGGCCCATATGGGTGTAGTTGCTGGCGACATGCTGCAGCACGCGATGGGCATCGGCCACATCCTTCTCGCTGCCGCCAGCCATCAGCGTCAATTGCCCGATGAGCGCCTTGGGTGCGCCGCCCGAAAGCGGGCTATCCACCCAGCGCAGGCCCTTTTCAGCGGCGTCAGCCGCCAGTTCCTTGGTTGCTTCCGGGTCGATGGAGGACATGTCGATAATCAGCGTGCCGGCTTTTGCCCCTGCCGCCACGCCATCCTTGCCGAAGACGGCGATGCGAACAATTTTCGGCGAGTTGAGGCTGAGGATGACCACGTCGGAAACCGCGGCCGCCTCTGCCGCCGTGCGAGCGCTCTCCGCACCAAGGCTTGTCAGCGCCGCGACCTTTTCCGCATCCAGATCGAAAACCGTCAGGTGATTGCCGGTTTCCACCAGCCGTGTGCCGATCGCGCCGCCCATGGCGCCCGCGCCGATGAGGGCGACTTTATTCTTCTCGGTCATGCTGTTCACGGCCTCCTCCCAAAGTGTCGTGGTATCGTCAGGTCGCATCCGGATGGCGGCCGTGGCCCACCATCCGGAAACGGCATTTTAAAGCGAGGCGGTGATGCCGCCGTCGACGTAGAGAATATGGCCGTTCACGAAGGACGAGGCGTCGGACGACAGGAAAATGCAGGCGCCGACAAGCTCTTCCACCTTGCCCCAGCGTCCGGCCGGCGTGCGCTTTTCAAGCCAGGCCGAAAACGTCTCGTCTGCGACAAGGGCGGCGTTTAGCGGGGTATCGAAATAACCGGGTGCTATGGCATTGCACTGCAGGCCATATTTTGCCCAGTCCGTCGCCATGCCCTTAGTCAGATTGCCGACGGCGCCCTTGGTGGCGGTGTAGGGTGCGATGCCGGGGCGGGCAAGTGCTGTCTGAACGCTGGCGATATTGATGATCTTGCCGCGCCCGCGCGAAATCATGTGGCGCGCGGTGGCCTGTCCGACGTGGAATACCGAGGCGATGTTGGTTTGCAGCAGGCGCTCGAAGGCATCGGCCGGAAAATCCTCGAGCGGCGTGCGGTGCTGCATGCCGGCATTGTTGACGAGAATGTCGATCGCGCCAACCTCCGCCTCGAAGCGGTCGATAGCCTCGCGCACCGCGCCATGATCTGTGGCGTCGAAGGCAAGTGTTCTCGCGCCCTTGATGCCGGCAGCGGCGGCTTTCAGCTTCGCTTCGTCGCGCCCGTTCAGCACCACTTCCGCCCCGGCTTCCGAAAGCCCTTGCGCCAGCGCGAAACCGATGCCCTGGGACGAACCCGTGATCAGGGCGCGGCGGCCGGAAAGATCGAACAAATTAAGGCCCACTGTTTCCTCCAGTCTCTCGACATTGCATTCTTGAAGATATATGTTACCGATAACATTCATCCGTTTGAGGGCGGATGTCAAGGCTGGCGCGCCCGTTTTCGGTACGTATCGGGCGGGTGGCGAACTGGCAAGGCGGGTCAAGGTCCGCCTTGTGGCAGCAATTTGGATGCGGAATTTTATGCGCCGCAGTGGCGGGCGCTTGAACGGGAGTTGTCATGAAAGCGATTGTCGCCCACGGGGCAAAGGATGTGCGCATCGAAGACCGGCCGGAGGAAAAGCCGGGTCCGGGCGAGGTGCGGCTCCGTCTGGCGAGGGGCGGGATCTGCGGCAGTGATCTGCATTATTACAATCATGGCGGTTTCGGCGCCGTGCGGCTTCGTGAACCCATGGTGCTGGGCCATGAGGTTTCCGCCGTCATCGAGGAACTGGGCGAAGGCGTTGAGGGGCTGAAGATCGGCGGTCTGGTGGCGGTTTCGCCGTCGCGCCCATGCCGAACCTGCCGCTTCTGCCAGGAGGGTCTGCACAATCAGTGCCTCAACATGCGGTTTTATGGCAGCGCCATGCCTTTCCCGCATATTCAGGGCGCGTTCCGGGAAATTCTGGTGGCGGACGCCCTGCAATGCGTGCCGGCCGATGGTCTCAGCGCCGGGGAAGCCGCCATGGCGGAACCGCTGGCGGTGACGCTGCATGCCACACGCCGGGCCGGCGATTTGCTGGGAAAACGTGTGCTCGTCACGGGTTGCGGCCCCATCGGCATTCTCTCCATTCTGGCTGCGCGCCGGGCGGGTGCTGCTGAAATCGTCGCCACCGACCTTTCCGATTTCACGCTCGGCAAGGCGCGTGAAGCGGGGGCGGACCGTGTCATCAACAGCAAGGATGAGCCCGATGCGCTCGCCGCTTATGGTGCAAACAAGGGAACCTTCGACATTCTCTATGAATGCTCGGGTGCGGCCGTGGCGCTTGCCGGCGGCATTACGGCACTGCGGCCGCGCGGCATCATCGTCCAGCTCGGGCTCGGCGGCGATATGAGCCTGCCGATGATGGCGATCACAGCCAAGGAACTCGACCTGCGTGGTTCCTTTCGCTTCCACGAGGAATTCGCCACCGGCGTCGAGCTGATGCGCAAGGGCCTGATCGACGTCAAACCCTTCATCACCCAGACCGTCGATCTTGCCGACGCCATCTCGGCCTTCGAATTCGCCTCGGATCGCAGCCGCGCCATGAAGGTGCAGATCGCCTTTTCCTAAGCGCATTTGCTGCGGACAGTGATTAGCTATTTTCAATCGGTGGCGGATAATTCCGCCGCCGATTTTTTATGCATGGTTTTGGGCGTGGCGCGATCCAGCGGCGCTGTTACCGATATCATGGATTTGCGATGAGGCCGCGGCCTCAAGCAGCGCAATCCGCTATGATGCCGGGGATTCCAGTCTCATATTTGGCGACCCTGACCGTCCTTTGCCGATCTGCCCCACCGGTTTGCACATTTTGACGCAGGTCAAAAAGGTGATTTGCTGCCTGCGGTTTTTTGCGTTATCGAAATTTCAGAAATTACTGAAAATTCAGGAAGTGAAGAAATGCCAACCAGCCTGTCACCGCTCGTTCAGTCCTTCGTGCTGCATTTTGGCGAGATGGGCAGCCGCTGGGGAATCAACCGTACCGTCGGCCAGGTCTATGCTTTGCTTTACATTTCGCCGCAGCCTCTCTGTGCGGACGAGATCGTCGAGGCGCTTGGCATTTCCCGTTCCAACGTGTCGATGAGCCTCAAGGAGCTTCAGGCGTGGAACCTTGCAATTCTCAAGCACTTCCCCGGTGACAGGCGCGATTTTTTCACGACGCCTGATGATGTCTGGCAGATTCTGCGCACGCTCGCCGAGGAGCGGAAAAAGCGCGAGATCGATCCCACGCTCAGCGTGCTGCGCGAAATCCTGATGGAGACGCCGGAAAACGAAGATGAGCGGCATGCGCAAAGGCGGATCGACGAGATGAAGACGCTGATCGAGCAGCTTACCGGCTGGTATGACGATGTGAAGCGGCTGGAGACGGAGAGGCTGGCCTCGCTTCTGGCGCTCGGTTCCAAGGTCACGAAGCTTCTGGAGGCGAAAGACAAGATCGTCTCGCTTGCAAGACCCCGCGGCACGAAGAAGAAAGGGTGATCGGTCGTGACCATGTCCGCACAAATCCCCCGTTCGGCCGATGGTGATGCCGCAGACTGTCCCGTGCCCGGTGCCGGGCAAAGGCGGTTCTTCGGTCGAGCCCGGCGCAACGTTGCCCCCGACAAGACCGCGGTAAAAACGCAACATGCGCCCGCGGTTGGCAGATCCGTCGCCCTGCTGCATGTGCTGCCGGCGCTGCTCTGGCTGCCGCAGGCGGGCCTGCTGGCCTTTTCAGTTGGAAAAATTGCCGATGGCGAGCCGATGATGGCGATCGTGCCGGCCGCCGTTGCGGTCCTTATCCTCGGGCTTCTCAAGGCGTGGCTGGAAAAAGTCGCGGCGCGGCTGTCCTTCCGGGCCGCGCGCGCAGCACTTTCGCAGCGGCGGTTCGAGGCGTTGCAGGCCGTGGCGAAGGTTTCCCCGCTCGATCTGTCGCGCACGGCCTCGGGTGAGGCGGCAGGTATCGTGGCGGAGGCTGCGGAAGCGCTGGTGCCCTATCTTTCCCGGTTCCAGCCGGCGCGCATGAAAGCCACCATCGTTCCCCTGGTTTTCGTGCTCGCCATCCTGCCCTTTAGCTGGATTGCGGCGCTTGTGCTTCTGCTCGCCATGCCCACCATCCCGCTTTTCATGGCCCTGATCGGCTGGCAGGCAAAGGCCGCCAGTGAAAAGCAGCTGGCCGAGACGGGCAACATCAACGCCTTCCTGCTCGATCGGCTGCGCGGGCTGGAAACGATCCGCACGCTCAAGGCCGTTGACCTGACGGCGGCGCGCCTCGATGCCGATGCGCAGAACCTCAAGAAGCGGACGATGGCCGTTCTGAGGATCGCCTTCCTCTCCTCCGCCGTGCTGGAGCTTTTTGCGGCGATCGGCGTTGCCATGACCGCCGTTTATATCGGTTTCCACCTGCTCGGTTTTCTCGATTTCGGCGCGTGGGGCGAAAAGCTTACGCTGGCCGAAGGCCTCTTCATCCTGCTGCTTGCACCCGCTTTTTTCGAGCCATTGCGCGAACTCTCCGCCGTCTGGCACGACCGCGCGGCCGGCGAGGCGTCACTTAATGCGCTCGCCACATTAACGGCCGGCGGTGCTGCCATCGTGGGTGAGGGCGCGGATGTGGTGCGCGCGCCATCTTCGACACCCGGCCTGCTGGAGATGGAAAACCTTTCCTTCGCTTACCCGAATGCTCCGCCTGTCATCCGGAATTTCAACCTGACGGTTCAGCAGGGCGAGAGAGTTGCGATTCTTGGGGCTTCCGGTTGTGGCAAATCCACTATACTCTCCTTGATTGCCGGGCTGGCCGAGGCGGGTGAGGGCGTAATCAGGATCGGCGGCGTCACGCTTGATGACGCAACGGCTGATGGGCTGCGCGGAACGATCGGCTGGGTCAGTCAGAAGCCATTCTTTTTTGCCGCGTCCATGAAGGCGAATATTGGTTTTGGCCGCTTGGCGGTCAGCGAGGCCATGGTGGAAGAGGTCCTGCACCGCACCGGACTGGATGGATTGACGCAGGCGCGCCGGCATTTGCAGATCGGAGACGGCGGAAATGGCATTTCGGGCGGGGAGGCGGTGCGGCTCGCCATAGCGCGCGCTTTCGCCGATCCGGCAACGCAGCTTGTTCTGGCCGATGAGCCGACCGCGCATCTCGACCGGGAAACGGCTGCTCTCGTCACGGATAACCTGCTGCAACTGGCAAAGGGCAGGACATTGATCGTCGCGACCCATGATCCGGTACTTGCGGCACGCATGGACAGGATCGTGGATATGACGGCGATCCATTCGAGGGGGCAGCCATGATCGCGCGTTTTGCCATATTGAGACCCGTCATCGCCCTGTTCTGGTCGACACGGCGCGGCATGTTGCTTGCGGGCGCGGTTCTGGCGGTCACGACTGTTCTGGCGGGCATCGGTCTTCTCGGCGTGTCCGGCTGGTTCATCACCGCGACGGCCATTGCCGGCCTGCTACCGGCGACGGCCTTCGCTTTCGATGTCTTTGCCCCTTCGGCAGCCATTCGCCTTCTGGCGCTGGCGCGCACCGCCGCCCGGTATGGCGAGCGCATGACGACCCACGAAGCCACGCTTTCCGTGCTTGCGGCTCTTCGGGAGAAACTGTTTCGCGGTTTTGCCGCACCGCAGGCGGCGAAATCTCTGGAGGCGCGGCCCGCGCGCCTGCTGAACCGGCTGACGGCGGATATCGATGCGCTGGATTCGCTTTATCTGCGCGTTCTGGTTCCCGCTGCCGTCGCCATCCTTGCCGCGCTCGTGACCGGCTTCGGGCTTGCTTTCCTGCATCCGCTTGCCGGCGTGCTGGCGGCAACCTTCCTTATTGCAGCGGGGCTCGGGATTTCTGCGCGCTCTGCCTTGAAAGCGGAAAAATTCTCGCGCCGGCGGGCCATCGGGCTCGAGGCGTTGCGCGCCCGCACGGCCGATCTGGTGAGCGGACAGACGGAGCTGCTGACCACGGGCCGGCTTTCCGCGCAGGTGGCCGCGGTAAAGCGCGCGGATGACTATCTCGCTGCCTGTGATGACAGCCTCAACCGCATCGAGACCAATGCCGGCTTTTCCTTTGGTCTTTCAGCGGCCATTCTCTTGAGCGCCGCCCTTCTCGGCATGGCCTGTCTGGTGGAGCATGGGGCGGGGAGCGCACCGGCCGCCGCACTCGGACTGCTGGTCTGTTTCGCTGCGCTGGAGCCTTTCACGGCGCTTCGCCGCGGGGCGATGGAGCTGGGCCGTACGCTGTTTTCCGCAAGGCGTATTGCGCCGCGCCTTTCTGCAACGGCCGAGGCGCACTGTCCCGCATTACCCGCGAGTGGCATCGCGGCGGAGCTTAGAGGCGTGCGTCTGGAGCGGGAAGGGAACGAGCATCCGGTCCTGACGAATATCAACCTTGCAATCGCCTGCGGGGAACGGGTCGCGATCGTCGGTGCAAGCGGTGCGGGCAAGACGAGCCTCATCCAGCTGGTGGCGGGCGAGTTGCACCCGGCTGCGGGCTCGGTCCGTGCCTTGCCGTCCACCCTGATGACGCAGCGCAGCCAGCTTTTCCGTGACAGCATCGCTGACAATCTGCGGCTGGCAAAACCTGCGGCAACGGGGGTTGAGTTGTGGGAGGCGCTCGAGGCGGCCGGGCTTGCCGAACACGTCAGAACCTTGCCGAAACGGCTGGAAACGAAGCTCGGCGAGGCCGGGCAGGGTCTTTCCGGCGGCCAGTCGCGCCGACTGGCGCTTGCCCGTTTCCTGCTTGCCGACAGGCCGCTCTGGCTTCTCGACGAGGTGACGGAAGGGCTGGATGGCGAGACCGCCCGGGATGTGCTCGGCCGGCTTTTCGCGAGGGTAGAGGGAAAGACTGTCTTGATGATCACCCATAATCGCCGCGAGGCGGAATTTGCCGATCGTATCATCGTGCTGAGAGAGGGACGCCAGTTTGATGAATGTCAAAGCGGTACCCTGGAATACGGCGTAGTGCTTGAGACACTGCGCCCGGACTGAGATTTTTTGAGAGCCGGCGTCGTTTTGAAAATGGAAGGCCGGCCTTCCGGAAAAGGTGGGTAAGACTATGGAACTCGACATAGTGGCGCTGTCGCGCCTGCAATTTGCAGTGACGGCTTTATATCACTTCCTGTTCGTTCCCCTGACGATCGGGCTGTCGGTGGTGATCGCCATCATGGAAACGGTCTATGTCATGACCGGCCGCACGATCTGGCGGCAGATGACGAAATTCTGGGGCACCCTGTTCGGCATCAATTTCGTGCTCGGTGTTTCCACCGGCATCGTCATGGAATTCCAGTTCGGCATGAACTGGAGTTATTACAGTCACTATGTCGGCGATATCTTCGGCGCCCCGCTGGCGATCGAGGGCATGATGGCCTTCTTTCTGGAGGCCACCTTCGTCGGCCTGTTCTTTTTCGGCTGGGACAAGCTGTCGAAACTCGGCCACCTCGTCGCGACATGGTGCGTGGCGATCGGCTCGAATTTTTCGGCGCTGTGGATCTTGATCGCCAATGGCTGGATGCAGAACCCGACCGGTTCCGCCTTCAATCCCCAGACCATGCGCATGGAAGTGACTGACTTCTTCGCGGTCCTGTTCAACCCGGTGGCGCAGGCGAAATTCGTGCACACGGTTTCAGCCGGCTACGTGACGGCCTCCATCTTCGTGCTCGGCGTCTCCGCCTGGTATGTGCTGAAAGGCCGCCACGTCGATCTCGCTAAGCGGTCGATGACGGTTGCCGCCTCCTTCGGTCTGGCGTCCGCGCTTTCGGTCGTCGTGCTGGGGGACGAAAGCGGTTATCTCTCGACAGAACACCAGAAGATGAAGCTCGCCTCCATCGAAGCAATGTGGGAAACCGAGCCGGCGCCCGCCCCCTTCACCGCCATCGGCTTTCCGGATCAGGAAGCGCGCGAGACGCATTTTGCGGTCAAAATCCCATGGGTGATGGGCCTCATCGGCACCCGTTCGCTTGATACGCAAATCCCAGGCATCAACGATCTTGTCGAGCAGGCAAAGACCCGCATCCGCGACGGTATCAAGGCCTATGACGCGCTGATGCAGATACGCGCCACCGGCAAGGGCGCACAGCTGCCGGAAGAGGTGCGCGGCACCTTCGCCGAAGTCGGCCACGAGCTTGGTTACGCGCTGCTGTTGAAACGCTATGTCGACGATCCGCGTCAGGCGAGCGAAGAGCAGATCGCGAAAGCTGCGGCTGATACCATCCCGCATGTGCCGACGCTGTTCTGGTCGTTCCGCATCATGGTCGGCCTCGGCATGTTCTTCATCCTTTTGACGGCGACCTTCTTCTATCTCTCGGCCCGCCGCCGGCTGGATCATTATCCGCTGTTGCT
This is a stretch of genomic DNA from Agrobacterium fabrum str. C58. It encodes these proteins:
- a CDS encoding NAD(P)-dependent oxidoreductase, with amino-acid sequence MTEKNKVALIGAGAMGGAIGTRLVETGNHLTVFDLDAEKVAALTSLGAESARTAAEAAAVSDVVILSLNSPKIVRIAVFGKDGVAAGAKAGTLIIDMSSIDPEATKELAADAAEKGLRWVDSPLSGGAPKALIGQLTLMAGGSEKDVADAHRVLQHVASNYTHMGPCGAGQTTKLINQVLCGLNFLAVAEATQLALDAGVDAAKIPQALKGGRADSAILQEYMPRYVAKDYRRTGRIDNMVKDLNGAQDLARRTNTAMPLTAVCAEVHRMLTAAGLGGEDQAALMEFFSGAKRTFPD
- a CDS encoding aldose 1-epimerase; amino-acid sequence: MTISATGTGIAGLTVSGNGFCAEIAYEGATLLSWRPLSADGENGEDLVDGYLTAAELQSQNGVRNGILAPFTNRIPQGRYDFGGETHHIEPVLDHEDLVFHGFARALPFVLDQSFEENGAQILVFRTEIAPGDFKGYPYRLTIEVEYRFAGHDVTIDIRGTNRGDQPLPFAAGWHPYFRLPGSTSIDDLLLTLPSRTAIETDDNLIPLRDQQGGIVTRDDTRFLYAPLSGHVADVCFTDLIASENGLCETRLENRHNGSSLTVWQERGHMHVFTGDTLARDRRRSIALEPVETPTNAFNHGELAAAITLQPGETRSFRFGVRFEAGR
- a CDS encoding SDR family oxidoreductase, whose translation is MGLNLFDLSGRRALITGSSQGIGFALAQGLSEAGAEVVLNGRDEAKLKAAAAGIKGARTLAFDATDHGAVREAIDRFEAEVGAIDILVNNAGMQHRTPLEDFPADAFERLLQTNIASVFHVGQATARHMISRGRGKIINIASVQTALARPGIAPYTATKGAVGNLTKGMATDWAKYGLQCNAIAPGYFDTPLNAALVADETFSAWLEKRTPAGRWGKVEELVGACIFLSSDASSFVNGHILYVDGGITASL
- a CDS encoding cytochrome ubiquinol oxidase subunit I translates to MELDIVALSRLQFAVTALYHFLFVPLTIGLSVVIAIMETVYVMTGRTIWRQMTKFWGTLFGINFVLGVSTGIVMEFQFGMNWSYYSHYVGDIFGAPLAIEGMMAFFLEATFVGLFFFGWDKLSKLGHLVATWCVAIGSNFSALWILIANGWMQNPTGSAFNPQTMRMEVTDFFAVLFNPVAQAKFVHTVSAGYVTASIFVLGVSAWYVLKGRHVDLAKRSMTVAASFGLASALSVVVLGDESGYLSTEHQKMKLASIEAMWETEPAPAPFTAIGFPDQEARETHFAVKIPWVMGLIGTRSLDTQIPGINDLVEQAKTRIRDGIKAYDALMQIRATGKGAQLPEEVRGTFAEVGHELGYALLLKRYVDDPRQASEEQIAKAAADTIPHVPTLFWSFRIMVGLGMFFILLTATFFYLSARRRLDHYPLLLKVAVFAVPLPWIAAEMGWVVAEFGRQPWIIEGVLPTAAAVSSLSASTVLITLLCFIAIYTVLFIVEMGLMLKAIRKGPDPDHEPEAPLVPEKLVAAE
- a CDS encoding GbsR/MarR family transcriptional regulator, producing MPTSLSPLVQSFVLHFGEMGSRWGINRTVGQVYALLYISPQPLCADEIVEALGISRSNVSMSLKELQAWNLAILKHFPGDRRDFFTTPDDVWQILRTLAEERKKREIDPTLSVLREILMETPENEDERHAQRRIDEMKTLIEQLTGWYDDVKRLETERLASLLALGSKVTKLLEAKDKIVSLARPRGTKKKG
- a CDS encoding amino acid ABC transporter ATP-binding/permease protein, which codes for MIARFAILRPVIALFWSTRRGMLLAGAVLAVTTVLAGIGLLGVSGWFITATAIAGLLPATAFAFDVFAPSAAIRLLALARTAARYGERMTTHEATLSVLAALREKLFRGFAAPQAAKSLEARPARLLNRLTADIDALDSLYLRVLVPAAVAILAALVTGFGLAFLHPLAGVLAATFLIAAGLGISARSALKAEKFSRRRAIGLEALRARTADLVSGQTELLTTGRLSAQVAAVKRADDYLAACDDSLNRIETNAGFSFGLSAAILLSAALLGMACLVEHGAGSAPAAALGLLVCFAALEPFTALRRGAMELGRTLFSARRIAPRLSATAEAHCPALPASGIAAELRGVRLEREGNEHPVLTNINLAIACGERVAIVGASGAGKTSLIQLVAGELHPAAGSVRALPSTLMTQRSQLFRDSIADNLRLAKPAATGVELWEALEAAGLAEHVRTLPKRLETKLGEAGQGLSGGQSRRLALARFLLADRPLWLLDEVTEGLDGETARDVLGRLFARVEGKTVLMITHNRREAEFADRIIVLREGRQFDECQSGTLEYGVVLETLRPD
- a CDS encoding L-idonate 5-dehydrogenase yields the protein MKAIVAHGAKDVRIEDRPEEKPGPGEVRLRLARGGICGSDLHYYNHGGFGAVRLREPMVLGHEVSAVIEELGEGVEGLKIGGLVAVSPSRPCRTCRFCQEGLHNQCLNMRFYGSAMPFPHIQGAFREILVADALQCVPADGLSAGEAAMAEPLAVTLHATRRAGDLLGKRVLVTGCGPIGILSILAARRAGAAEIVATDLSDFTLGKAREAGADRVINSKDEPDALAAYGANKGTFDILYECSGAAVALAGGITALRPRGIIVQLGLGGDMSLPMMAITAKELDLRGSFRFHEEFATGVELMRKGLIDVKPFITQTVDLADAISAFEFASDRSRAMKVQIAFS
- a CDS encoding Lrp/AsnC family transcriptional regulator yields the protein MIDDRDRRILAILQENAETPLADIAEQVSLSLSACSRRITRLRTEGYVTGTMALLDRRKINLPTTVFLLVRTGLHAEDWLDRFHAAVSTIPEIVEVHRLTGNFDYILKLVLPNVEYYDTVYKQILRRVQLYDMSAYISMETVKLSSSLPTTHI
- the cydD gene encoding thiol reductant ABC exporter subunit CydD; this translates as MSAQIPRSADGDAADCPVPGAGQRRFFGRARRNVAPDKTAVKTQHAPAVGRSVALLHVLPALLWLPQAGLLAFSVGKIADGEPMMAIVPAAVAVLILGLLKAWLEKVAARLSFRAARAALSQRRFEALQAVAKVSPLDLSRTASGEAAGIVAEAAEALVPYLSRFQPARMKATIVPLVFVLAILPFSWIAALVLLLAMPTIPLFMALIGWQAKAASEKQLAETGNINAFLLDRLRGLETIRTLKAVDLTAARLDADAQNLKKRTMAVLRIAFLSSAVLELFAAIGVAMTAVYIGFHLLGFLDFGAWGEKLTLAEGLFILLLAPAFFEPLRELSAVWHDRAAGEASLNALATLTAGGAAIVGEGADVVRAPSSTPGLLEMENLSFAYPNAPPVIRNFNLTVQQGERVAILGASGCGKSTILSLIAGLAEAGEGVIRIGGVTLDDATADGLRGTIGWVSQKPFFFAASMKANIGFGRLAVSEAMVEEVLHRTGLDGLTQARRHLQIGDGGNGISGGEAVRLAIARAFADPATQLVLADEPTAHLDRETAALVTDNLLQLAKGRTLIVATHDPVLAARMDRIVDMTAIHSRGQP